The Indicator indicator isolate 239-I01 chromosome 21, UM_Iind_1.1, whole genome shotgun sequence region ATTCCTTCCATGTGAGGCAACTCCCaaacagggcagagcagggtggcaCAGGACAGGATGTGCCCTACCTGTTCCCACTCCCCTCATCGGTTACACCTGGGAGCTCACCACTGCCCTCAGGCCCCTCAAAGCTGAGTCCAAGGCTAAGGACGACCCTTTCTCCCTCCACTGGCACTCTTTGCACCTAAGATTTAAGATGCTAAAAatcagcacagagagcagaagtCTTCTCAAGCCTGCTGGCCAGTGGCACAACAACTGAGCCAGACTCAAGGCCTTGTGCTGCAGAACCAGCAATGAGAACCTGAGAACTCCTCCTCATGACCCTCTCTGTGTTCCAGCACAAAGAGGTCCCAACAGGAGGAAATgggctccagccagcagcaccctgctgtaGGGgctctgcagtcacagaatccaACAGCAAGGAGCCACAGGAGGGGTTTTCAACCTCTGCCAAGATGCAGACTGTGAACTACACCTAAAAGGcaaagccagcagtgctgcGTGGGTGTCACAGGGCACTGTCAACACTGAGACCCTCACCACAGCACAAAGCCGCAGGGTGTCCCTTGGCAGATGGTCCCCGCTACACAAGCAGCACATCAATGGCAGCCCTGCCCCAGAAAGGGCATTTGGTGACACGTTCCTGATGTCACTCAGAAGGTGGATGCCCAGTGATGTGCACCAGACACTTCTGTTCTGGGGGCAACCCAGGTAGAAAGAGGTTTCCATGGCTGGTCTTGGGCTTCAGGGGCAACAGCCCACACCCTCACGACTCATGTTTCCCCACAACTGAACACAGAGGACAGAACACAGCAGGCTGCCATCCACACGATGCTCATACCATGCCCACCCTCTGGCCCCTGCCTGCCACGCTGCTTTACCCGGGATTAGCCTAATTTTACAGACAAAGCAGGAAGGGCtcccactgcagcctccttcagcaAGGCTGCATTCCACTCTGCACATGGCAAGCAAGGAACCCACCCAGCCTCTTCCACTGTGTTAGGAGATGCCACTGCCAGGAAAAAACAGGCACAGGGATGGGCTGAGATGCCCCCAAACCAGAGCTAAGGGTCCCGTTGGACCCCACCAGCTCCACCCAACCACCCCTTCTCTCTCGGCCGCTAACGAAGAGCTGCCTGGACCGGAGGCAGTGAAGGTGATAATTAGATTAAAGCCGCTAAGACGCTGCAGGATCAACTCTCCTTGCTGTGCTCCAGTCACACTTTACACCCCAAAACGATCAGCAACCCCTGGTACGGAAAATGCTGCTCCCCTCAACCCCTGGGCTCAGACCCGAGCAGAGCGAGGGCTGCAGGGGGTCACCAGGACAAGGGTACAGTACGCTCGGGGGGGGAGCCAAGGGGCAGCGCCAGGGCTCGGCTCCTGCCAGAGGCAGGGGTGGTCACCTGGGACTCTGCACAGCCCACACGTGGGGCTGTGGAGCGGTGAGGAAGAGGCTGATCACCGGCAGCACTGCCCAGGACACGCCGTGGAAGCAGGCTAGAGGGGAAAGATCTCGTTCCGGAGCCACGGGGCGGAACGCAGGGATTTGATTCCCGGTCCCGCGGGATCCAAGTACCCGCACTCGGGCACCTGAAACGTCCCAAAGCCGAAGTTGCCAGGACTTGCGAGAGGCCCCGGAACGGCCCCAGATACAGTCGTGCCTGCGTGGAAGCTCCCGGCTGCAGGGCCGCGGCCGATCCGCCCGGGCAGGCCGGGGCGGGAGGAGTACGGCCGCCGCCACCGCCTCTGTCCGAGAAGGACCACCGCGGAAACAGGCCCATCCCCGGTGCTCGGAGCCCGCTCGCACGGGCAGCCATCGTCCCCTCGGCACCGCTCTCTCCAGTCCTGCTCCCCCCGGCCCACCGGAACAGACCTCCTCCGAAGGATGGGTCGCAGGGAGGGGGGTCCCGTACCGCGGGGAAGGGCCCTGTGCTCGCGGGCCCAGCGGGCGGGAGCAGAGCCCCTACCTGGAAGGAACCCGAACCTCGGGGCAGGGCCGGGCTACGGAAGCTCCCGGGCAAGGCCGGCCGGCCGTGCGGAACGGCGCTGCGGGGGCGCTGGCACCACCGCCGGGGACAGCGAAGGGGCAGGCCAGGGGCCGGGAGGGGCAAGTCCCCGTGGCCGCGGCCCCGCTGGGTGCCGAGCAGCGCAGTCGCCACCGGAGTCTGAGGGCAAGCTCAGGACAGGGCCCGAGCTAATAAAGGGGCGATGAAAGACGGGAGAAAGCCTCAGGAGGGACGGCCAGGACCAGGACGGGCGCGGGAGACCGGCCGGTAGCGGAGGGGGCGGCCGGGCCTGAGCGGCGAGGAGCTGGAGAAAACAGCAGGGAGCGGGAACCGGGACGGGGAAGGGGAGGCCCACAGCCCACGTGACTCACCGGCGGCCGACAGGAGGCCGCGAGCGCGCGAGTACCGCTCCCGGGCACGGACCGCGGCCGCGCTCGGCGGCTGGGCTCGACGTCACGGCCGCGCCTGCGCGCCGCCACCGGCCGTGCGCGCCGCCGCCGACACCCTTCATTGGCTGCCACGCGGGAAACCGCCTGGGGGCACAGACGCGCATGCGCGCGAGCCCTGGGAGAGGCGGAGGCGGGCGAGAGCGAGCCTGCGTCACGTGGGGGCGGAGCCCAGGCCGAGCCTCGGCCGGGAGTACGCATGCGCTAAAGGCACCGTCCCGGGCACGGAGAAGAGTCCCGGGCAACAGCCTGCAGTGTCTACGGGCACGGGAACGGGACCCCCGCACACCCGCTCCAGGGCCGAGCTCCTGCAGGGCTTGGCACGTaccacccctccccaccccaggatgcccacGGTGCCGCCTTGCCCTCAGGCAGACACTCCCCGTGGGTAAAAGTCTTCATGATTTAATAACAAACGGTACAAATGGGGTAAAACCACAGAGCGGCTGCCAGGTGGAGGATCCCGCGGGGCTGGCAGGGTGAACAGTAGAGCCCCCTCCCCTACTTGAGGTCCATGAAGCGGATGTCCATGATGAGAAGGAAGTTCTTGGGCAGTGGGCGTGGGGCAGGTGAGAGGACGGTGAAGACCTGGCGCTCCAGGTCAACACCAGTGACCACGATGAACCCAGCCACGCTGGTCTCTGAGATGTTGTCGTCAGGGCTGTCGGCAGTGCTGACGCTGAGCAGGTGGTGCACCATATCCCGCCCCGGCGTCACCGGCACCAGCTTCAGCTGGTTGTCCTCCTGCGACATGCCCAGCGGCAGGCATGAGTCCGGGATGGTGGGGGCCCCCACCTTGTAGATCTTGACGTCAGAAAACTTGACGTCGAAGGCGTGGGGGTAGAAGCAGCCCCGGAAGCCATAGAAGTACTCCCGGATGCGGTCGTCCCGGCACTCCCGTCGGAAGTCCTTAGAGCGCTCCACCACCCCCCCGGACTTGGGCAGCAGGACAGTGCGCACAAAGTGGGGCAGGTCCCTCTTCAGCTCGTTGTAGAGCCGCTCCTggtccagcaccaccaccacgtCCACCTCGAAGGCAGAGGCAGCGTGCACCAGTGCCTGGTAGCCCGAACCCTTCACCCAGCCGCAGGTGTTGATGACACAGCCGCTGACCGAGGCACGCCGGTTCACCTCGCAGCGCTGGTTGAAGACGTCGGCCAGGCGGGACGTgatctgcagggatgggcagGGGCATCAGGACACAGGGACCTTTCTGGGGTGCCCACCTGCCCTGGTCTCCCAGCACCATCCCATTGTCTCACTATGCCAAACCcgagctcctgctgtggcactgTGTCAGCTCCAACCACACAAGAAGCTCAGGGGAGTGCAGCTGGCAGTCCCCAAATGGCAAGACGGGCAGGAGGCTGGTGT contains the following coding sequences:
- the CLP1 gene encoding polyribonucleotide 5'-hydroxyl-kinase Clp1 → MADDGGEEKKQVAKFELERETELRFEVEASQTVQLELLTGMAEVFGTELTRNKKFTFDAGAKVAVFTWHGCTVQLSGRTEVAYVSKDTPMLLYLNTHTALEQMRRQAEREDERGPRVMVVGPTDVGKTTVCRLLLNYAVRLGRRPTFVELDVGQGSVSIPGTMGALYIERPADVEEGFSLQAPLVYHFGSTTPGTNIKLYNKITSRLADVFNQRCEVNRRASVSGCVINTCGWVKGSGYQALVHAASAFEVDVVVVLDQERLYNELKRDLPHFVRTVLLPKSGGVVERSKDFRRECRDDRIREYFYGFRGCFYPHAFDVKFSDVKIYKVGAPTIPDSCLPLGMSQEDNQLKLVPVTPGRDMVHHLLSVSTADSPDDNISETSVAGFIVVTGVDLERQVFTVLSPAPRPLPKNFLLIMDIRFMDLK